The genomic segment tactttctgtcccAATATCTATGGAAGTATGAAAttaattcatgtaatctcaaacactgaatgttgaaatgcagTTATAGTATTCTTTGTCAGTTGAGCCATTTAACATTTTGACAATGTTCTCTGTTTCCATGGAAgttgttcaacagaaacacaaagagactctgcgggcacaaactgaaacactgagagtgaagacgatcctgatgagggagaaggagaaggttttccagctggttgatcgatacgctgagctcactgtcatttctactgttcgagatcggagactggtggaacatgagctgctggcaagaggcagagaccatgaagaattgagagagaaacatctccgcagaaagctggaaaaaatccggactgatcagttattccagagcagcttttccaggagtaaatccaaatctgggagttcggcagcagtggccggagtgccgggaatcgggaaaacaacaatggtacaaaagattgtttatgactgggccacagggaaaatataccagcaattccagtttgtctttaGTTTCAagttccgggatttaaactccattaattgTAGAATtaacctgagggaactgattgtggatcaGTATCCATACTTcaggaatatcctgagagaggtctggaagaacccagaggggttgctgtttatattcgacggtttggatgaattcaagcacagaatcgattttgctgacagtcagagagatacagaacccaagcaccaatgtccagatcccgagtggtggtgtgaagtgtctgacattgtgtacagtttaatctagcacaagctgctcccagggtgttcagtgctggtgaccacccgccccactgcgttacatttattgagaaaggcagagattggtatctgggctgaaatcctgggatttgatggtgaggaacggaaggaatatttcatcagacattttgaagatcagaccgtggcagcagctgttttcaaacacgtgaaggagaacgagatactatacaccatgagctacaacccctcctactgctggatcctcgctctggcactgggccccttcttcacacaaagagtcagggacccacaacgagttcccaagaccatcacccaactgtactcctactatatttacaacatcctgaaaaaccacagccgtgagattgagaacccccgtgatgtgttactcagggttggtcagatggccttcagaggagtgtccgagaagaagattgtatttacagatggagatttgatcaagttcaatctgcagccttcccagttcctgtccgggttcctgatggagcttttggaaaggcaggattctgcccggagcgtggtgtacacattcccacacctcaccatccaagagtttgtagctgcagtcgcacaattcctgaatccacatcccggggatatcctgatattcctcactgaagcccacaacacgacagatgggcgatttgaaatatttctccgttttgttgttggtctctcctccccaatgacagctcagggcctggaggagtttctgggtccatttcctcatcaaacaacctgccgggtgattgactgggtgaaggaggaggttaaacaccAGAGTGGAAATAtgaggagtgaagctggtaaaaggagcctcctgaacacattgcactacctgtttgagtctcagaatcgtggactggctcaggccacactgggatctgtggaaacactttcattcagtcaATTgccactgaccccgattgactgcgcggtcctgtctcatgttatcggactctgtgatacaataaaacacctggACTTGTGggactgccacattcagtgtgaaggaatccagcggctgggacccgggctgcacaagtgccaggagttgaggtaacttggtttatctctcactctgaactgtgaaactgttccattgtgttgtttcaatgtaaatgaatttgggtaaaactgtagtaaatcagattgtgaagatttgtgacaaatgcccaggtGATCGGTCAttaattccccaaggacgggagggttctgtggttccttgtgaagggatgttggagacttcatcagatcaatgaacaacggccattggtttacTCTTGTAAATCACAGGAATAGCCATGTTTTTCGCTGCCGGTGACACATCCATTAAcactgttccttctcactgttactgatacccagactgacactgactgcagcaggtgggtcagagattcacacccccttcccggtgagggacaggAGACcatcagcagactgtcccagtgagaaggaaagaaataccattgtgagattgtccttcCCTGCCCTTCCCCATGTGTGACTATCACCGtcagtccacctgtgtgactgtgctcactaccagatacccAGACCCCATGGGCACATCTCCTCTCCCGATTATGGGCCTCACTTCAGACCCACCCCTCCAGAACAATCTAGTTCGGGATCATCTCTTTTATTGGATTATCTTTACCCATCAGtgtcctcctctgggatctctccatcccccttcctcctgtgcgatcacTCTACCTCctgtaggttctgtcttctgatCCCCTTTTCTTCAGATGGGGTCTCCCATCAACAGTTTCACAGTTTCCCATtcacaaatcttcctcactgtgggacttcctcCCATTCTTCAACCCTGCCTCTTCCGATGCTCTCAAGTCAGAATATTTTGTTCACCAACGGGGAATGAGACAGAATATGTGGGATTTTCAGGGCCACACtgacagactaaattactgacattgACCCtagagctgggcagtgagggacattgtcAGTGATGGGAACTCTGATCAATGATTTACTGAAGGGGTTAATGCTTCCTGAAATAACCAAGGGAGAGAAATTCCTTCaaacccacggtttgaatcacttcattcaccatttttttttctgtttgtgtttaggcttggattaaataatctgggagattcaggagtgaaactggtgtctgtggctctgaggaacccagagtgtaaaatacagaaactgtggtatgTACCAGAACGTGGGAGATTGTGTttccagtcactgggtgtctgacactgaacattaatgtgatcagtaattgtgtaactgataaacactggggaatTGTACCGTCTGATGTCTccctgtccttcaccctcactctctcatctccaggctgagtgaAGTCGTTCTGACAGATTCTGGTGCTGAGGACcttgtctccgctctcagtacaaaaccatcactgatggagctggacctgagttataataaactgggagattcgggagtgaaactggtgtcttcggctctgaggaacccagagtgtGAAATACAGGAattggggtaagtaccagactgtgggaggttgtgtttacagtcactgggtgtctgacactgaacattaatgtgatcagttattgtgttactgatatacactggggatttgtaatgtctcctgtctctctgtgtccttcatcctcactctctctcatctccaggctgtataATGtcagtctcacagattctggtgccgaggatcttgcctccgctctcagtacaaacccatcactgacggggctGAACCTGGGTTATAAtcaactgggagattcaggagtgaaactggtgtctgcggctctgaggaacccggagtgtaaaatacagaaactgcggtaagtaccagactgttggatattgtgtttacagtcactgagtgtctgacactgaacattaatgtgatcagtaattgtgttactgataaacactggggatttgtaccgtctcctgtctctctgtgtccttgaccctctctctcatctccaggctgaacaatgtcggtctcacagattctggtgctgagGATCTCATCTCTGCTCTCAGTACAAACACATCACTGATGGTGCTGAACCTGAGTCATAACTCACTCACAGAcagatctgtccccgctctccgccaccTCATACTGAtcctcccgagtctggagtgtattgagtgagtgtttgtgttaatcttcagtgtgataaaatatcagcggatccgcgggttttctggtgatatttgtctgtgagtgttgttgaaacattaaccccattcccttgttactgacactgttgtgtaatctgtttatttcatctttattctcccatctgtttcaggctgtacGGTAACCGgttcagtgagactgggaagaaggaactgagatctctgcaggaacccagacccggactgacagtGATCGTGTGAACATCCCAGCCCGTGGGATGAGGACATTTTGGCCAATTCCCTGCTCTCCCATTTAACAGCCACCCTTACCTGTAATAGCCGCGCACTGGGGATAATTCCCAACCCTTCTAAAGGAACCAGCTCCAGTCTTGTGCTCTGTGACATCAGAAGCGGTCCTGCGGTGATGTATTTCCACCTGTTGACTGGTGGCGCAGCTCCTGCCAGAAGAGTGGGCTCGAGACTCCCCCACGTGAGACCCCAGGGAATTACACAGACAGGAAGACACAAGGGGGAGCGGTACTCTGTGTCCCAGGGTGGGATTATCCTGgtagagaatccttttgctccctttgctggtgcattcggcagcctggccgatataatgatgttaaattgacaaatccctcagcagtgaccctggatctgaaGCGATCTCGGACACGgacctgaagtgtgattttataatcatcggttccctgatgcagagtgacggtaagaaacgggactgattattcaaactGTCACTCGTTGTCGCTGATCacttaattgtgtgtgactgtgagcgagtcaggagcagcttatttattcccgcacgtcagcagctcacacattgtttaatttacatttgtcatgatgaaatcaataaaccgctgtaacttcctgtcttgCTGTTGAACTTGTCTCATTAGAGGAGAAACAGTGACCTCGGGTTACTgctgccccccaccccacccccgcacCCTGTGAACTGCAATAATGGGTGATGGTGTCTGCTTCCCAGGACCACTTCACTCCCCATGCCCATCCAGGATGACCACTGCTCCTTCGCACCCCAGATACTCGCACTCTCCTGATCCCTACTTTCCTGCTCTCACAGACAAAAATGACTAAAAAGATTGGAAGCTCATATACTGTATTATATCTGACCTGCATCCACAAGGTCACGAACAAGAGTACGGAACAGAAGCAAtcaacagagtgaatctccatctgcatCGTCCCTTCAATCGCACTCCGGGAAGTTGAATATtctgcgtcagacacagagttaagctccctccacactattctatcacacactcccaggatcagtaaCAGAGTAAAGCTTGATCAATGCagatcccattacacactccccagatcagacagagagtgaagctccatcgCATCCTCCCATCACATACTTCCCAGATCAGTCACGGTGTGAAGCTCCCTtcagactgtcccatcacagactcccaagATCGGACAGAGAGTATAGATCCATGCAAagcatcccatcacacagtccatGGATcgaacacagaatgaagctccctttaacccatcccatcacacattcccaggattAAACACAACGTGCAGCTGCCTCCACACTGTcagatcacacactcacagggtgagacacagagaattccctccacaccaccccatgatgtactcccagggtcaggcattGATAATACAgcagcatgcaaaagtttggggacCCCTGGCCAAAGTTTATGTTacagtgaatagttaagtgagcagaggatgaactgatctccaaaaggcataaagttatagaggaaacattcttttcaccattttaagcaagattagcatattatttttgttttgtacaattttagagtggaaaaaaaggaaaggagcatcaTGCAGAAGTTTGGCATCCCAAGAGATTTGTGCTCTCAGGCAACTTTTACCAATATTTCAGACCTTAAATAGCTTgtcagggctatggcttgttcaaaGTCATCGTTAAGAAAGGCCAGACGatacaaatttcaaagctttataaatactttATAAATACACTTACTTTTTAAAAGTATAAATACTTTTTAATACACTGACTCCTCAAAAcgtgtcccaacaatcagcagccgtgggctcctctaagcagcttcCTAGCAccatgaaaattaaaataaataatggccacaaagcaggagagggctataagaagatagcaaagcgatTTCAGGtggccgtttcctcagtttgcaatgtaattaagaaatggcagctaACAACAACGACGCCAGGcaacacgaggaaacctgcagatgctggaaattcaagcaacacacaaaatgctggtggaacgcagcaggccaggcagcatctatagtgagaagcactgttgacttttcgggccgagacccttcgtcaggactaactgataggaaagacagtaagagatttgaaagtaggagggcgagggggaaatgtgaaagatagaagactggagggggtggggtgaaactgagagccggaaaggtgatgtcaaaagggatacagagctggagaagggagaggatcataggacaggaggcctagggagaaagaaagggggaggggaacaccagagggagatggagagtgggcagagagagagagagaacaaaaaaactaaatacatcagggatgtggtaagaaggggaggaggggcattaacggaagttagagaagtcaatgttcatgccatcaggttggaggctacccagccggtatatacggtgttgttcctccaacctgagtttggcttcatcttgacagtagaggaggccatggatagacatatcagaattggaatgggatgtggaattaaaatgtgtggccactgggagatgctgcTTTCCCTGTCGGACAGAAGTGTAACATTTACAGTGCAGGCAATGTGCATGTGAATAAATACGAGCAATTAAAGAACGAGGGAAattgtggggagggggggtggaatTTAATCTGATCGGAGTATGGCTACATTTAACTGTCTTTAATTAGAGCGGGACAGAATCTGTGACTGAACCTGGTGTCAGGGGCCTTCTGTGACACGGACGTGGCCggaaaacgaacccaagtgcaggactccgaCGCGGAGGCAGTATCAGGAGGCACAATCTCCGTAGCGAGTGTAGAATCGGGACCAGGCTGATTCAGGACCTGAGAGACTTGGTTTACGGAGAGATACGGGGTTGAAGACTTGGaccaaggtgtgtgtgtgtgtgtctctctctctctctctctctctctctctctctctctctctctctctctctctctctctctctctctctctctctctctctctctctctctctctctctctctctctccctccctctcttccccccccccaccccccgcaacaATGTGGCAAGGGGCTGACCGGAGCTGTCGgagtcttatcctctggtggcGAATGGAAACCTGGTGCgggtgattgagaggaattgggaatcaagtgtggagattaaggaccaattagggaggaaagagaaaaggtgagaaatgccagccaggaccatgacaacttcaggcttttgtatcatcGCCCCTATGGATGGTGGCGGTGAGTGTGGTTATGGAAGAGAATTAACGGCGTGGGTCAGCTTTTGATTATGGCGGCTGCTTTACGGAGCTGACTTGGTTCCACATCTCTCCAGTTTTCCGTGTTCAGATGCAGAGCGTCTGCCGTATCGGGCCACAGTTCCCCCCTGCACGTGTGGAACTGAATCTCTCTGTGTGTCCCTGTTATGAAACTTTCCATTCAGGAACATGCTGGTGAGACTCTTCAGCACGTTTGTGCTGGGGATCTTTCACCCGATAGTGCGTTGTCGAAAGCTGGGACTAGCACTTCTGTCGAAATGAACCAAGTACATTTGTAATAACATATCTCTGTTCTTGTGCATTATGCCTCATCAAATTAAAGGAAAACTTTTGCTGCTGTGTAACCAGTAAGTTTTTCCGAATGCTTACATGCCAATCGAAATTGTCTTCTTGTCTGAGTGCACACCGGTTCCTTTTTGTTCGGTCTGGTACATAGTCTCCTCCACTTTTGATCGATCTGCGGCCATTTTATGCCCAAAAAAAACCTAAAATAAAATATTGCACCACGAAAATCACAGCAATGATTCTGGGGACAAGTGACAGTGATCAGCTGGTTAAGAAACATTTACTGATATGTTCGTTATTCACAGTATTATACAAAGATGTTTACTCCATTTATTTGATTGCCTTCTGTatttgaaactgaatctctgtgTGTGTCCCTGTTATGAAACTTTCCATTCAGGAACATGCTGGTGAGACTCTTCAGTACGTTTGTGCAGGGGATCTTTCACCCGATCGTGCGTTGTCGAAAGCTGCGACTAGCGTTTCAATCGAAGCTGAAACGAGCCAAGTACACTTGTAATAACATATCTCCGTTCTTGTACACTGTGCCTCATGAAATTAAACGAGGTTTCCTGATGTGTAACcactaagttttttttatgctcTTCGCAATGACCTCGTGACGATTTTACTCTTGCGCTGATTTAGCTGTGGCACCATatgagcataagaccataagatagaggagcagaagaaggccattcggcccgttgagtctgtcccgccattcaatcatgggctgatccagttcaTACGGTAATCCCCActcatctgccttctccccatatcccttgatgacctggctaatcaagaaaatatctaTCTCTTCC from the Hemitrygon akajei unplaced genomic scaffold, sHemAka1.3 Scf000096, whole genome shotgun sequence genome contains:
- the LOC140723008 gene encoding NACHT, LRR and PYD domains-containing protein 3-like isoform X4; this translates as MSYNPSYCWILALALGPFFTQRVRDPQRVPKTITQLYSYYIYNILKNHSREIENPRDVLLRVGQMAFRGVSEKKIVFTDGDLIKFNLQPSQFLSGFLMELLERQDSARSVVYTFPHLTIQEFVAAVAQFLNPHPGDILIFLTEAHNTTDGRFEIFLRFVVGLSSPMTAQGLEEFLGPFPHQTTCRVIDWVKEEVKHQSGNMRSEAGKRSLLNTLHYLFESQNRGLAQATLGSVETLSFSQLPLTPIDCAVLSHVIGLCDTIKHLDLWDCHIQCEGIQRLGPGLHKCQELRLGLNNLGDSGVKLVSVALRNPECKIQKLWLYNVSLTDSGAEDLASALSTNPSLTGLNLGYNQLGDSGVKLVSAALRNPECKIQKLRLNNVGLTDSGAEDLISALSTNTSLMVLNLSHNSLTDRSVPALRHLILILPSLECIELYGNRFSETGKKELRSLQEPRPGLTVIV
- the LOC140723008 gene encoding NACHT, LRR and PYD domains-containing protein 3-like isoform X3, which translates into the protein MSYNPSYCWILALALGPFFTQRVRDPQRVPKTITQLYSYYIYNILKNHSREIENPRDVLLRVGQMAFRGVSEKKIVFTDGDLIKFNLQPSQFLSGFLMELLERQDSARSVVYTFPHLTIQEFVAAVAQFLNPHPGDILIFLTEAHNTTDGRFEIFLRFVVGLSSPMTAQGLEEFLGPFPHQTTCRVIDWVKEEVKHQSGNMRSEAGKRSLLNTLHYLFESQNRGLAQATLGSVETLSFSQLPLTPIDCAVLSHVIGLCDTIKHLDLWDCHIQCEGIQRLGPGLHKCQELRLGLNNLGDSGVKLVSVALRNPECKIQKLWLSEVVLTDSGAEDLVSALSTKPSLMELDLSYNKLGDSGVKLVSSALRNPECEIQELGLNNVGLTDSGAEDLISALSTNTSLMVLNLSHNSLTDRSVPALRHLILILPSLECIELYGNRFSETGKKELRSLQEPRPGLTVIV
- the LOC140723008 gene encoding NACHT, LRR and PYD domains-containing protein 3-like isoform X1, which gives rise to MSYNPSYCWILALALGPFFTQRVRDPQRVPKTITQLYSYYIYNILKNHSREIENPRDVLLRVGQMAFRGVSEKKIVFTDGDLIKFNLQPSQFLSGFLMELLERQDSARSVVYTFPHLTIQEFVAAVAQFLNPHPGDILIFLTEAHNTTDGRFEIFLRFVVGLSSPMTAQGLEEFLGPFPHQTTCRVIDWVKEEVKHQSGNMRSEAGKRSLLNTLHYLFESQNRGLAQATLGSVETLSFSQLPLTPIDCAVLSHVIGLCDTIKHLDLWDCHIQCEGIQRLGPGLHKCQELRLGLNNLGDSGVKLVSVALRNPECKIQKLWLSEVVLTDSGAEDLVSALSTKPSLMELDLSYNKLGDSGVKLVSSALRNPECEIQELGLYNVSLTDSGAEDLASALSTNPSLTGLNLGYNQLGDSGVKLVSAALRNPECKIQKLRLNNVGLTDSGAEDLISALSTNTSLMVLNLSHNSLTDRSVPALRHLILILPSLECIELYGNRFSETGKKELRSLQEPRPGLTVIV
- the LOC140723008 gene encoding NACHT, LRR and PYD domains-containing protein 3-like isoform X2; the encoded protein is MSYNPSYCWILALALGPFFTQRVRDPQRVPKTITQLYSYYIYNILKNHSREIENPRDVLLRVGQMAFRGVSEKKIVFTDGDLIKFNLQPSQFLSGFLMELLERQDSARSVVYTFPHLTIQEFVAAVAQFLNPHPGDILIFLTEAHNTTDGRFEIFLRFVVGLSSPMTAQGLEEFLGPFPHQTTCRVIDWVKEEVKHQSGNMRSEAGKRSLLNTLHYLFESQNRGLAQATLGSVETLSFSQLPLTPIDCAVLSHVIGLCDTIKHLDLWDCHIQCEGIQRLGPGLHKCQELRLGLNNLGDSGVKLVSVALRNPECKIQKLWLSEVVLTDSGAEDLVSALSTKPSLMELDLSYNKLGDSGVKLVSSALRNPECEIQELGLYNVSLTDSGAEDLASALSTNPSLTGLNLGYNQLGDSGVKLVSAALRNPECKIQKLRLYGNRFSETGKKELRSLQEPRPGLTVIV